A stretch of DNA from Acidobacteriota bacterium:
ACCTCAGCATGAGTCTCATCGATGGTCATCTTCAGCGGGGTGTGCGCCATCTTGTAGGGCTGGAAATCCAGCCAGTGCTGGGGGCGCGTCAGCCGGCCCGCTACTTCAAGCCGCTTGTACAGCGGAGTCGATGGGAATGGTATGAGCGTGCCGAACACGGGCAGTCCCGGCGGCCAGGTCTTAATCTGATCGAGCGTTCGATCAGCCGCGCCGGGGGTGTCGTTGTCCAAGCCAAAGATGAACGATGTGATCGCGTGAACGTTGCGCTGGGCCAGCCGCTTCAGCACCGGTCCATACTCATTCGGCTTGTTGAAGCTCTTATTCGCAATTGCGAGGTTGGCGGTGTCTATCGACTCCATGCCGATGAATATCCATTTTCCGCCCGAGGCCGCAATAAGGTCGACGAGTTCTTCGTCTCGCAACAGGTTGGCGCTGATCTGCGCAATCCAATTCATCTGCGCGCCGGCGGCGATAATATCCCGCAGCAGCGACTTCGTGCGCTTGATGTTGATCGCGAAATTGTCGTCGATAAAAAAGACTGCAATCTGGCCTTTCTCGTTGCGGCACCGGGCCTTCAAGCGCAGCAATTCGTCGACGACACTTTCGTTTGTGCGAAACCGTATCGAGTCGCCGAAGAAGCCGGTCACCGTGCAAAACTCGCAACCATACGGACACCCGCGTCCGGATTCGACCGGGATTAGCCGGAAGCTTCCCCACCCGCCGAAGACGCGTTTGAGCAGCGGAGAGACGACTTTCGGGACCATGTTGAATTGATCCAGGTCCATCGACTCCCAGGGAATAGACGGATAGTGATCGAGACTCGGTTTCTTATCCTTGCCCGCTTCATCAACCGGCAGATAAATGTCCTTGAGCTCGCCTCGCGCGGCATCGGCGACAATGCGTGGCCAGGTCTCGTCGGCCTCACCGAGCGCAATCGCATCAGCGTGCTGCGGTCCGCCGTTTCGCCCGAGCGCTTCGTCCGGCACTTCGGTCACGTGAGGCCCGCCCATCACAACAGGGACCCCGACCGCGCGAATAGCGTCGGCCATTCGGTAGGCCTTCTGTATCATCCTGGTCATCGCCCCGATGCCCACCAGATCGATCTTTTGCTCGCGTACGTATTGCGCAATTCCGTCTTCATCCATGCGCTGCGCATTTCCATCGATCAGCAACACCTCGTGTTCAGGCGGGGTCAGCGCCTTAAGCAGAAACATCCACAGATGTGGCATAAAATTGCGCGTGACCCCGTTGTCGGGATTGAAAAGCAGTATTCTCATAGCTTCCTTTCGTCCTTCGAGGCGGCTCGAAATGGGGATAGCGCTTTCTCAGATGTTTCTGCGAGAGCGGCGCTGAAGTCAATGAAGCAGTACCGCGAGGCAAAAACCGTAATGACAGGGTGAAGCGAACCCGAAGGGTATCACGAAGCAGGAACGAAGGAAAGCGGTTACGAGGGAGTCGAGTAGTCAGTGCGTACCTCAAGCCAAAGTTGACGACGCCCAACTCTGTGCCTGGAGCAACGACAAGCGTTTGTGTAAGCTTTTGGCCATGAACTTAGCGAGCAAGTTTAGCGTTGGCCTCGTCCAAATGACCGCGACCCCGGACTCCGATGAAAACGTTCGTCGCGCCGTCTCATTTGTTGAAGAAGCCGCCAAACTCGGCGCACAAGTTGTATGCTTGCCCGAGCTTTTTCGCTCCCAGTACTTCTGCCAGCGTGAAGACGCGGCGCTGTTCGATCTCGCGGAGACTGTGCCGGGGCCTTCGACGCAAGCGCTTGGAAGAATCGCTCGCGAGAGAAATATCACAGTCATCGCGCCGATCTTCGAGCGCCGGGCGGCCGGGCTATATCACAACAGCGCCGCGATCATTGACGCTGAAGGGAACGTCTCGGGCATCTATCGCAAGATGCACATTCCGGACGACCCTGCCTATTACGAGAAGTTCTACTTCACGCCGGGCGATCTCGGCTTTCGGGCTTTCGACACACCGGTGGGAAAGATCGGCACGTTGATCTGCTGGGACCAGTGGTATCCCGAAGGCGCGAGGCTGACCGCGCTTCGAGGCGCAAGCATACTGTTCTATCCGACGGCGATCGGATGGCATCCCCACGAGAAGGAAGTCTACGGGACGGCGCAGCACGATGCCTGGCGAACGGTTCAGCGCGGGCATGCGATCGCCAACGGGGTCTATGTCGCCGCGGTGAATCGGGTCGGCCACGAGAAGCCTTCAGATGGCGGAGCGGGGATAGAGTTTTGGGGGTCGTCTTTTCTGTGCGATCCGTTCGGGATCGTGATTGCGGAAGGCTCGACTGACCGCGAAGAGGTTTTGATCGGTGAAGTAGATACTGCTCGAATTGAAGAAGTGCGGCGTAATTGGCCCTTCCTGCGCGACCGGCGCATAGACGCTTACGCCGGGATCGATCAGCGATTTCTTGACGTCATCGAAGGTAACGAATGACCTCCCTAGACGGACCTCAGCGCGACCTCGGCGATCTCCGCGTCTCTGCGGTGAGAGGCAGTTCGAAGCCCGCTCACCGCAGAGGCGCAGAGGACGCAGAGTCGACGCAAAGGTCGGATAGCGCGGCGGGGTTTCGTATGCCCGCCGAGTGGGAGCTTCACGAAGCGACATGGATCGGCTGGCCTCACAATCGAACCGACTGGCCGGGCAAGTTTGCGACTATTCCCTGGGTCTACGGAGAGGTTGCACGCAAACTCGCGCCCGGCGAGATTGTTCGCATCATCGTCACCGACAAGGCACACGAAGCTAGAGCCCGGCGGCTGCTATCGCGAGCCGGTGTGGACCTCTCGCGAGTTGAGTTCTTTCGCTTCCCTACGAATCGCGGCTGGACACGGGACTTCGGGCCGATGTTCGTCAAGCGCGACGGCAAACAAAGCGAAGTCGCGATCGTTCGTTTTCGCTTCAACGCTTGGGCGAAGTATCGCGATTGGGAGAAGGACAACCAGGTACCGGAGCGCGCGGCAAAGGCGCTGGGCTTTCGGCTCATCCGCGGTCAAGTGAACAGCCGTGATGTTGTGCTTGAAGGCGGAGCCATCGATGTCAACGGGCGCGGGACATTGATTGCCACAGAAGAGTGTTTGCTCGACAGAAACGTTCAAGCACGGAATCCGGACCTGTCACGCGCGGAAGTCGAATCGGTGTTTCGCGACTACCTTGGTGTTACGAACGTGTTATGGCTGGGCCGCGGAATCGACGGCGATGACACACACGGTCACGTCGATGACCTCTGCCGTTTCGTGGGTCCTCGAACGGTTGTGATTTGCAGTGAAGACAACCCGCGCGATTCGAACCATCGCGTGCTAGCGGATGCGCGTGAACAACTCGAAGGGATGCGCCTCGAGGATGGCTCAAAGATCGAAGTCGTTCCGATTCCCATGCCCGCGCCGCTGTCGTTCAAAGGCCAGCGGCTCCCCGCTAGTTATGCTAATTTCTACATCGCGAACTCGGGAGTGCTCGTGCCCACGTT
This window harbors:
- a CDS encoding carbon-nitrogen hydrolase; its protein translation is MNLASKFSVGLVQMTATPDSDENVRRAVSFVEEAAKLGAQVVCLPELFRSQYFCQREDAALFDLAETVPGPSTQALGRIARERNITVIAPIFERRAAGLYHNSAAIIDAEGNVSGIYRKMHIPDDPAYYEKFYFTPGDLGFRAFDTPVGKIGTLICWDQWYPEGARLTALRGASILFYPTAIGWHPHEKEVYGTAQHDAWRTVQRGHAIANGVYVAAVNRVGHEKPSDGGAGIEFWGSSFLCDPFGIVIAEGSTDREEVLIGEVDTARIEEVRRNWPFLRDRRIDAYAGIDQRFLDVIEGNE
- a CDS encoding radical SAM protein, coding for MRILLFNPDNGVTRNFMPHLWMFLLKALTPPEHEVLLIDGNAQRMDEDGIAQYVREQKIDLVGIGAMTRMIQKAYRMADAIRAVGVPVVMGGPHVTEVPDEALGRNGGPQHADAIALGEADETWPRIVADAARGELKDIYLPVDEAGKDKKPSLDHYPSIPWESMDLDQFNMVPKVVSPLLKRVFGGWGSFRLIPVESGRGCPYGCEFCTVTGFFGDSIRFRTNESVVDELLRLKARCRNEKGQIAVFFIDDNFAINIKRTKSLLRDIIAAGAQMNWIAQISANLLRDEELVDLIAASGGKWIFIGMESIDTANLAIANKSFNKPNEYGPVLKRLAQRNVHAITSFIFGLDNDTPGAADRTLDQIKTWPPGLPVFGTLIPFPSTPLYKRLEVAGRLTRPQHWLDFQPYKMAHTPLKMTIDETHAEVQHAWASSYSAEAIERAVDAIDEKSIGYRINMFIARLCFRGIYFPQMGKWEWMKLIGQNRRTIFKLIAEGFGKRNVAAERRAATSQIPDPEMTV
- a CDS encoding agmatine deiminase family protein, yielding MTSLDGPQRDLGDLRVSAVRGSSKPAHRRGAEDAESTQRSDSAAGFRMPAEWELHEATWIGWPHNRTDWPGKFATIPWVYGEVARKLAPGEIVRIIVTDKAHEARARRLLSRAGVDLSRVEFFRFPTNRGWTRDFGPMFVKRDGKQSEVAIVRFRFNAWAKYRDWEKDNQVPERAAKALGFRLIRGQVNSRDVVLEGGAIDVNGRGTLIATEECLLDRNVQARNPDLSRAEVESVFRDYLGVTNVLWLGRGIDGDDTHGHVDDLCRFVGPRTVVICSEDNPRDSNHRVLADAREQLEGMRLEDGSKIEVVPIPMPAPLSFKGQRLPASYANFYIANSGVLVPTFNDPTDRIALGILSELITDRPVVGIHAVDLVWGLGTMHCMTQQQPRKE